One region of uncultured Methanobrevibacter sp. genomic DNA includes:
- the mtrH gene encoding tetrahydromethanopterin S-methyltransferase subunit H, giving the protein MLRFDKEQLVIDVAGMKMGGQPGEYPTVLAGTIFYGGHNIISDEKEGIFDKDAADERIKTMEEMSDVTGNPCVVQTFGATAEAMVKYLEFVGDVCDKPFLIDSTAAAAKIAGVEYVQEVGLTERAVYNSLSMAAEPAEIEAVKNSDIDASILLGFNPMKPGVEGKIEIWETGGDVIDQGILEMADECGITKPFMDVAVTPLGQGAGPAVRTSYAVKAKWGYPVGSGIHNVPSAWDWLRGYKKEHKEAWPVCDIGSNIVQQMAGGDFVLFGPIENARLAFPACGMADIMIAEAAKDIGTEPIEEHPINKLL; this is encoded by the coding sequence ATGTTAAGATTTGATAAAGAACAACTCGTCATTGATGTTGCTGGTATGAAAATGGGAGGGCAACCTGGTGAATACCCTACTGTTTTAGCAGGAACAATCTTTTACGGTGGACACAATATTATTAGTGATGAAAAAGAAGGTATCTTTGATAAAGATGCTGCTGATGAAAGAATTAAAACAATGGAAGAAATGTCTGACGTAACCGGAAACCCTTGTGTTGTACAAACTTTCGGTGCTACTGCAGAAGCTATGGTAAAATACTTAGAATTTGTAGGAGACGTCTGTGACAAACCTTTCCTTATCGACTCAACCGCAGCAGCTGCTAAAATTGCAGGTGTAGAATATGTTCAAGAAGTAGGTTTAACTGAAAGAGCTGTTTACAACTCTTTAAGTATGGCTGCAGAACCTGCAGAAATTGAAGCTGTTAAAAACTCAGACATCGACGCATCCATTCTCTTAGGTTTCAACCCAATGAAACCTGGTGTAGAAGGTAAAATCGAAATCTGGGAAACTGGTGGAGACGTAATTGATCAAGGTATTCTCGAAATGGCTGACGAATGTGGTATTACTAAACCATTCATGGATGTAGCAGTTACTCCATTAGGTCAAGGTGCAGGACCTGCTGTAAGAACTTCTTACGCAGTAAAAGCTAAATGGGGATACCCAGTAGGATCTGGTATTCACAACGTACCATCCGCATGGGACTGGTTAAGAGGATACAAAAAAGAACACAAAGAAGCATGGCCTGTTTGTGATATTGGTTCCAATATCGTTCAACAAATGGCTGGTGGGGACTTTGTACTCTTCGGACCAATTGAAAATGCAAGACTTGCATTCCCTGCATGTGGTATGGCAGATATCATGATTGCTGAAGCAGCAAAAGATATCGGTACCGAACCTATCGAAGAACACCCAATTAACAAATTATTATAA
- a CDS encoding 4Fe-4S binding protein → MIVFNEDGCIKCGACEGTCPTSAIEVTPNAIIHCDTCGEEPKCADVCPNGALKVEDYEITDGVFQKRLVFNSIACDSCGKCEEVCPQETIKVTGAKLKEVEGFCVMCQKCVDICPVDVIGIPGVKEPAEYELDLSGKGPVFIDGCVGCGTCVEPCPVNAITLEEVGSPVTVNDDCIRCGLCSQTCPWNAIFIAEKVPVKRSKEITSFTFDSAKCIGCNTCVEACPGDFISANSASLTVAIPSVCAACGLCVKLCPVDALDIDVEWGEGAPVDAEGIGRDVEKCDFIGACANKCPTEAIRVVTKTGMLCPALEETDSEPSFTSCIRCGACASMCSNDALKVDQYELTIDGEPLLRDRISFNPSKCDQCGDCIEACPYDMIHKTDNPKLPIAGFCTLCGQCLEACPEDALCYK, encoded by the coding sequence ATGATTGTATTTAATGAAGATGGCTGTATAAAATGTGGTGCTTGTGAAGGTACTTGCCCTACATCAGCTATTGAAGTAACACCAAATGCTATTATCCACTGTGACACTTGTGGTGAAGAACCTAAATGTGCAGATGTTTGTCCAAATGGAGCATTAAAAGTTGAAGATTACGAAATCACTGATGGTGTATTCCAGAAAAGATTAGTATTCAACTCAATTGCATGTGATTCATGTGGTAAATGTGAAGAAGTTTGCCCACAAGAAACTATTAAAGTCACTGGTGCTAAATTAAAAGAAGTTGAAGGATTCTGTGTAATGTGTCAAAAATGTGTTGACATTTGCCCAGTTGATGTAATTGGAATTCCTGGTGTTAAAGAACCTGCTGAATATGAGTTAGATCTTAGCGGTAAAGGTCCTGTTTTCATCGATGGTTGTGTTGGATGTGGAACTTGTGTAGAACCTTGTCCTGTAAACGCAATTACTCTTGAAGAAGTAGGAAGTCCAGTTACTGTAAATGATGACTGTATCAGATGTGGATTATGTTCTCAAACTTGTCCTTGGAATGCAATATTCATTGCTGAAAAAGTACCGGTTAAACGTTCAAAAGAAATCACATCATTTACTTTCGATTCAGCTAAATGTATCGGTTGTAACACTTGTGTAGAAGCATGTCCTGGAGACTTTATTTCTGCAAACAGTGCTAGTTTAACTGTTGCTATTCCTAGTGTCTGTGCTGCATGTGGTTTATGTGTAAAACTTTGTCCTGTTGACGCTTTAGATATTGATGTCGAATGGGGTGAAGGTGCACCTGTAGATGCAGAAGGTATTGGAAGAGATGTAGAAAAATGTGACTTCATTGGTGCATGTGCTAACAAATGTCCTACTGAAGCTATTCGCGTAGTTACCAAAACTGGTATGTTATGCCCTGCTTTAGAAGAAACTGATTCAGAACCATCTTTCACTAGCTGTATTAGATGTGGAGCTTGTGCTTCAATGTGTTCCAACGATGCATTGAAAGTAGATCAATATGAATTAACTATCGACGGAGAACCTCTCCTCAGAGATAGGATTTCATTCAACCCATCTAAATGTGATCAATGTGGTGACTGTATCGAAGCATGTCCATATGACATGATTCACAAAACAGATAATCCTAAATTACCAATTGCAGGATTCTGTACTTTATGTGGTCAATGTCTTGAAGCATGTCCAGAAGA
- a CDS encoding SufD family Fe-S cluster assembly protein, which produces MDVLSVRNVYDDAERAKDKKAALGADITIENFTDETVNALDMIDDLDDLDKQTKTDLLQVGVDTEEKNRSGSFLQVDQSNIFTNNSMSDSIEVMNIGIALEKYNWLEDYIWNVVKPDADKYTAKTALREKEDGVKSGYFVRSLPGTKEVMPVQACMFISDEDIMQTAHNVIIAEENSELHLITGCATGDDVGSAMHVGVSEMYLKPGSKITFTMVHNWAEQVEVRPRTGVKLMDNSTYINNYILTSPVSTIQSFPTAYCDGKNSRAIFQSIQGGKKDSIIDVGSRVLLNAEGARGEVISRAVAQDESKIYARGHLAGTVPEVKGHLECHGLVLSDDSFIYAVPELEASSANLEMSHEAAVGKISEDEINYLTSRGISEEDAESMIVRGFLNMDITGLPDELAEQTQRMIDMSLDGM; this is translated from the coding sequence ATGGATGTGTTGAGTGTGCGCAATGTTTATGATGATGCTGAAAGGGCTAAAGATAAAAAAGCAGCATTAGGTGCTGATATCACTATTGAAAATTTCACTGATGAAACTGTTAATGCATTAGACATGATTGACGATTTGGATGATTTGGACAAACAAACCAAAACTGACCTTTTACAAGTTGGTGTAGATACTGAAGAGAAAAACAGGTCAGGATCATTTTTACAGGTTGACCAAAGTAATATTTTTACAAACAATTCAATGTCAGATTCTATTGAGGTCATGAATATTGGTATTGCACTTGAAAAATATAACTGGCTGGAAGACTATATCTGGAATGTAGTAAAACCCGATGCTGATAAATACACTGCTAAAACTGCTTTAAGAGAAAAGGAAGATGGTGTAAAAAGTGGTTATTTTGTAAGATCTCTTCCGGGAACTAAAGAAGTAATGCCAGTTCAGGCATGCATGTTTATCAGTGATGAAGACATTATGCAAACTGCACACAATGTAATAATTGCTGAAGAAAATTCCGAACTCCATTTAATTACCGGATGTGCAACCGGTGATGATGTAGGCTCAGCAATGCACGTTGGTGTATCTGAAATGTATTTAAAACCAGGTTCCAAAATCACTTTTACAATGGTTCACAACTGGGCGGAACAGGTTGAAGTTCGTCCTAGAACTGGTGTTAAATTAATGGACAATTCCACTTACATCAATAATTATATATTGACTAGTCCTGTAAGTACTATTCAATCATTTCCTACTGCTTACTGTGATGGTAAAAATTCAAGAGCAATTTTCCAAAGTATTCAGGGCGGTAAAAAAGATTCTATTATTGATGTTGGATCAAGAGTATTGCTTAATGCTGAAGGCGCCCGTGGAGAAGTTATCTCAAGAGCTGTAGCTCAGGATGAATCTAAAATTTATGCGAGAGGTCATTTGGCAGGTACTGTGCCTGAAGTCAAAGGGCATTTGGAATGTCATGGTCTTGTTTTATCAGATGACAGTTTCATTTATGCAGTGCCTGAACTTGAAGCTAGTTCTGCAAACTTGGAAATGTCTCACGAAGCAGCTGTAGGTAAAATTTCAGAAGATGAGATTAATTACCTGACTTCAAGAGGAATTTCCGAAGAAGATGCAGAATCCATGATTGTTAGAGGATTTTTAAACATGGATATCACTGGTCTTCCTGATGAATTAGCTGAGCAAACTCAAAGAATGATTGACATGAGTCTTGATGGGATGTAA
- a CDS encoding NTP transferase domain-containing protein produces MIYAILMAGGMGTRLKVPCEKPLFKLCDKPLIKYVIDNLKSSKLIDKIVITVSPHTQETTKYLESLDDEFQIMDTSGDDYLTDLSYILDFFEKKSKDDVLLFINADLPFISTEIIDCVLDYYLKSDKDALSTLVPVEIFDDLGLEYSYEFNGNVPSGLNVLRSVNIVQEEDQLIIPKAELALNINTLLDSQVAEKFYREYYI; encoded by the coding sequence ATGATTTATGCAATTTTGATGGCTGGAGGTATGGGAACTAGACTTAAAGTTCCCTGTGAAAAACCTCTTTTTAAATTATGCGATAAACCTTTAATTAAATATGTGATTGATAATTTAAAATCATCTAAATTAATCGATAAAATTGTTATTACGGTGAGTCCTCATACTCAAGAAACTACAAAATATTTAGAATCATTGGATGATGAATTTCAGATAATGGACACTTCCGGTGATGATTATCTGACAGATTTGTCATACATTTTAGACTTTTTTGAAAAGAAATCCAAGGATGATGTTTTACTTTTTATAAATGCCGATTTACCATTCATTTCAACGGAGATAATAGACTGTGTTTTGGATTATTATCTCAAATCAGATAAAGATGCATTGTCTACATTAGTTCCAGTTGAAATTTTTGATGATTTGGGTCTGGAATATTCATATGAATTCAACGGTAATGTTCCATCAGGTTTGAATGTCCTTCGAAGTGTCAATATTGTTCAGGAAGAAGACCAGCTGATTATTCCAAAGGCAGAACTGGCATTGAATATTAATACTCTTTTGGATAGTCAGGTTGCAGAAAAATTTTACAGAGAATATTATATTTAA
- a CDS encoding PRC-barrel domain-containing protein, translating to MENKQQLPKREEKLWSEIKNYQVATNNARILGVLDELIINEKTGKIVDIAIRVESDRNIHVKGAKRNGDLLLVPFAKVEKVGEFIIVTE from the coding sequence ATGGAAAATAAACAACAACTTCCTAAAAGAGAAGAAAAGTTATGGAGCGAAATTAAGAATTATCAAGTAGCTACCAACAATGCACGCATTCTTGGAGTATTGGATGAATTAATTATCAACGAAAAAACCGGTAAAATTGTTGATATAGCTATCAGAGTTGAAAGTGACCGTAATATTCACGTTAAAGGCGCTAAAAGAAACGGAGATTTATTATTAGTTCCTTTTGCTAAAGTAGAAAAAGTCGGTGAATTTATTATCGTAACTGAATAA
- a CDS encoding methanogenesis marker 14 protein, with product MSFLSKIFNKGPKPIIAHSKEGNLATLRAQRAGPASPGAVQKPDTFYVTASVELGNTTTKSIVMATNLNTSESYLLNKTVKMTRDIRPPKANEEVFGKTVWGIELSKEAVTELIRDTVLESLRKCQVDKDEDLDFVVRSTGVTAGFATAEEAGQLIIALADGCLEADIPPRKMSPAMSISQLPERLQKHSLLENIMFDGAVVSVVPPEGKETVANEMEGELVTAGIKLGAKWTDVDYRNPCVSLDFGSTLAGRIVNDNEPYANTVGNFLGLAGVVSDSLARGSGQIDKKNGAALDLYSEKAMKKANHKKAEENALEAHKLINITKVPMDVDRFGTVPVNPVAAEKAGTTLIGCDVGFNGDKLPELMELGAQFYDADGLPTLLSTLDYVSTNIVKRVLDVAFKENVIVPGSALGITGRAGITGRKPQLILEAVQDKFENVVFVEDGLALGSAIMARCMNSMGTPKVPIGGKQGGRCILKDRMKMMGGKFA from the coding sequence ATGTCTTTTTTAAGTAAAATTTTTAATAAAGGTCCTAAACCTATCATTGCTCATTCTAAAGAAGGTAATTTAGCAACTTTAAGAGCTCAAAGGGCAGGTCCTGCAAGTCCTGGAGCTGTTCAAAAACCAGACACATTTTATGTAACTGCTTCTGTGGAATTAGGTAACACTACTACAAAATCTATTGTAATGGCTACTAACTTAAACACTAGTGAGTCCTATTTACTTAATAAAACAGTTAAAATGACAAGGGATATTAGACCGCCTAAAGCTAATGAAGAAGTATTCGGTAAAACTGTATGGGGTATTGAACTTTCTAAAGAGGCCGTAACTGAACTTATCCGAGATACAGTTTTAGAATCTCTTAGGAAATGCCAAGTGGATAAGGATGAAGATTTGGATTTTGTTGTCAGATCAACAGGTGTAACTGCAGGTTTTGCAACTGCTGAAGAAGCAGGTCAGCTAATTATTGCTCTTGCTGATGGTTGTCTTGAAGCGGATATTCCGCCTCGTAAGATGTCTCCTGCTATGAGTATCTCTCAGCTTCCTGAAAGATTACAAAAACATTCTCTTTTGGAAAATATCATGTTTGATGGGGCTGTTGTAAGTGTAGTTCCTCCTGAAGGTAAAGAAACTGTTGCAAATGAAATGGAAGGTGAACTTGTTACTGCAGGAATTAAACTGGGTGCAAAATGGACTGATGTTGATTATAGAAATCCTTGTGTTTCCTTGGACTTTGGTTCCACATTGGCAGGACGTATTGTAAATGACAATGAACCTTATGCTAATACTGTTGGTAACTTTTTAGGTCTTGCGGGTGTTGTAAGTGACTCTTTAGCCAGAGGTTCAGGTCAAATTGACAAGAAAAATGGTGCTGCATTAGATTTATACTCAGAAAAGGCTATGAAAAAGGCAAATCATAAGAAAGCTGAAGAAAATGCACTTGAAGCTCATAAGCTGATTAATATTACTAAAGTTCCGATGGATGTTGACAGATTCGGTACTGTTCCGGTCAATCCGGTTGCTGCTGAAAAAGCGGGAACTACATTAATTGGTTGTGATGTCGGATTTAATGGTGATAAACTTCCTGAATTAATGGAATTGGGTGCACAGTTCTATGATGCAGATGGTCTTCCAACATTGCTTTCAACATTGGATTATGTAAGTACCAATATTGTAAAAAGAGTATTGGATGTTGCATTTAAGGAAAATGTCATTGTTCCTGGTTCTGCATTAGGTATTACTGGTAGGGCAGGTATTACAGGACGCAAACCTCAATTAATTTTAGAAGCCGTTCAGGATAAATTTGAAAATGTTGTATTTGTTGAAGATGGTCTTGCATTAGGTTCCGCTATTATGGCTCGTTGTATGAATTCAATGGGTACTCCTAAAGTTCCTATTGGTGGAAAACAAGGTGGAAGATGTATCCTTAAAGATCGTATGAAAATGATGGGCGGAAAATTCGCTTAA
- a CDS encoding ABC transporter ATP-binding protein, translating to MLLEIENLGVEVAGKRVLKDVNLSIAEGETHVLLGPNGAGKSTLFLTILGFPQYEVVQGSIKFKGQDITKLSTAERVKLGIGVSFQTPPAIRGVSVRDLLKIESHQDMDEDLNPRMQELAKQLKFSDEFLDRDVNLGFSGGEVKRSEILQLLAQMPDFTMFDEPDSGVDIENVELLASEIGTLLDKDKPQGSRTRSGLLITHLGYILNFVSADKAHVLIDGVISCSGNPTEILEDIRKNGFNGCVECAQCL from the coding sequence ATGTTACTTGAAATAGAGAATTTAGGCGTTGAAGTCGCCGGAAAAAGAGTTTTAAAAGATGTTAATCTTTCAATTGCTGAAGGTGAAACTCATGTTCTTTTAGGACCTAATGGTGCTGGTAAAAGTACTTTATTTTTAACTATTTTAGGTTTTCCACAATATGAAGTAGTTCAAGGTTCTATAAAATTCAAAGGTCAAGATATTACAAAATTATCTACTGCTGAGAGAGTTAAATTAGGTATTGGAGTTAGTTTCCAAACACCGCCGGCAATTAGGGGAGTTTCTGTAAGAGATTTATTAAAAATTGAATCTCATCAGGATATGGATGAAGATTTAAATCCTAGAATGCAAGAATTGGCTAAACAACTTAAGTTTAGTGATGAATTTTTAGACAGAGATGTCAATTTAGGATTTTCTGGCGGAGAAGTAAAACGATCTGAAATTTTACAATTGTTAGCTCAAATGCCGGATTTCACAATGTTTGATGAACCTGATTCCGGTGTGGATATTGAAAATGTTGAATTATTGGCTTCTGAAATCGGTACTTTATTAGATAAGGATAAACCACAAGGTTCCAGAACTAGAAGTGGACTTTTAATTACTCATTTAGGTTATATTTTAAACTTTGTAAGTGCTGATAAAGCCCATGTTTTAATTGACGGAGTAATTTCCTGTTCCGGAAACCCAACCGAAATTTTAGAAGATATTAGAAAAAATGGTTTTAATGGATGTGTTGAGTGTGCGCAATGTTTATGA
- a CDS encoding hydrogenase iron-sulfur subunit translates to MADDVKIVMFCCNWCSYGGADTAGTARMQYPPNIRVIRVMCSGRIDPQFVLKAFKEGADGVFVAGCHMGDCHYDAGNYKLDRRMRLIYRLVEDIGIGKERVHHDWISASEGEKFSEAVKMMVNRIKELGPAPLKQQLDAER, encoded by the coding sequence ATGGCTGATGATGTAAAAATTGTAATGTTTTGTTGCAACTGGTGTTCCTATGGGGGAGCAGACACAGCTGGTACTGCAAGGATGCAATACCCACCGAATATTAGAGTTATTCGTGTAATGTGTTCAGGAAGAATTGATCCACAATTTGTTTTAAAAGCATTTAAAGAAGGTGCTGACGGTGTATTTGTAGCTGGATGTCACATGGGTGACTGCCACTATGACGCTGGTAACTACAAATTAGATCGTAGAATGAGATTAATTTATAGATTAGTTGAAGATATTGGAATTGGTAAAGAAAGAGTTCACCACGACTGGATTTCTGCATCCGAAGGTGAAAAATTCTCAGAAGCTGTTAAAATGATGGTTAACAGAATCAAAGAATTAGGTCCAGCTCCATTAAAACAACAATTAGATGCTGAAAGATAG